A genomic segment from Saprospiraceae bacterium encodes:
- a CDS encoding two-component regulator propeller domain-containing protein, with product MKVRYLLIFSFLLVWPWSLQAQTDYTPGIRYDLTLRFEAIGSEHGLPHKTIHALFQDHMGFIWLGTPIGLVKYDGYQFQTFKYQTSDSIAHLEGRSRIHVSSIAEDPNGDLWVGCRFEHPDQPVLFRFDREKEVLIPQLFDQQKNTTIIRENIQKIQIGAGFIWILANRLNRLPIPLSDETEKAVDEKDLVSFDKSAIINIYKDSREQLWFPGQNGIYRWITEPDSLQFYPIPLPPEIQKPARNVMYNILETRGGKLLIFPVYPGYLLRFDPIDGSYETVKKEGLVFKRHLLQMSPEQLWFGKHEGRGGMHIFDLENFKISQVDIQVDGHLFFPTARIHSFLKDDTGNVWVGTQDGPLLKYEPQRNNFHWLHFEAEHSNTLPHNSISAVKQDQKGNYWITSFGGGLSRWDRQKNTFTHFRAQPDRFKGPLSDFLLGLEITPDGKTWFGEGFSAGSYDPASGQFKHYEESGTVWTVYGDSQKRIWLAKFGGGLRRYDPGTDDFIPIGMPDPNDTTRTIFPFLGGIYEDSRGDLWLGSHSPGMGGFFRFDPETEHFEVFKMPEAHAFWEDRRGYIWIGSVNGLYRFDPKNGQFKLYLEEDGLSNNAVNAIIEDEVGYIWMATDNGLSRFDPAVETFRNYFQRDGLPSNSFFEGAYKNEEGELFFWGNFGLLYFHPDSIRENEILPRLAFTGMDLFGEPIQIGENGPLQKHISLTEEIHLAHWQNDLTIHYAALHYKNPTKNQYQVQLVNYHDSWQGMEDQRFTNFTNLSPNSYTFRVRAANSDGVWNEEGIALRIIIYPPWYWNSWSQLLYLALTSGLILGIYRFQLNRRLTLAEASRLLELDELKNRLYTNITHEFRTPLTVIQGLASQIKGYEEEKKGIQQNSNNLLTLITRLLDLSKLEAGKLELQLVHGDIIPFLRYVTESFHSYALNRKINLNFYTGEEQVNMDFDADNILQVLSNLLSNALKFTPEYGKVQVVARKILQEKQPMLELKISDTGIGISQEELPKIFDRFFQADMSNTRRAEGTGIGLALVKEHVELMDGRIVVESQEGEGTSFIVVLPVRQEAPVEDVMNTRSFAITDANDTQFDHQLHGALPHRMANEGETSAELPLLLIVEDNRDVMRYLASCLQNDYQLLYARNGREGIEEAIQQVPDIIISDVMMPEVDGFELCQTLKTDERTSHIPIILLTAKADLGSRIEGLETGADAYLAKPFDKKELLVRLQKLIELRQKLQNRYRQLGLVPLAKGIRPNREDDFLKKISEAIEAHLDDEQFGVEQLCRDIGVSRIQLYRKLKALTNWSPAQLILQTRLQTARQLLFNTDLQVGEVAGQVGFKDHSHFTKLYKEAFGELPSATSKKRK from the coding sequence TTGAAAGTCCGGTATTTACTAATCTTCTCCTTCCTCTTAGTATGGCCATGGTCCTTACAGGCACAGACTGATTATACCCCCGGTATTCGTTATGATCTAACGCTTCGTTTTGAAGCAATCGGATCGGAACATGGACTGCCACATAAGACCATACATGCTTTATTTCAGGATCATATGGGATTTATCTGGTTAGGAACACCTATCGGATTGGTAAAATACGATGGATATCAATTTCAAACTTTTAAATATCAGACGTCTGATTCTATAGCCCATTTAGAGGGACGAAGCCGTATCCATGTCAGTTCGATTGCTGAAGATCCAAACGGAGATCTTTGGGTCGGATGTCGGTTTGAACACCCTGACCAACCAGTTCTATTCCGGTTCGATCGGGAGAAGGAAGTCTTGATCCCACAACTTTTTGATCAACAAAAAAATACGACGATTATTCGCGAGAATATCCAGAAGATTCAAATCGGAGCAGGTTTTATCTGGATTTTAGCCAACCGGCTTAACCGTCTGCCCATTCCACTATCTGATGAAACTGAAAAAGCGGTTGATGAGAAGGACCTTGTATCTTTCGATAAAAGCGCTATAATCAATATTTATAAAGATAGTCGGGAACAGCTTTGGTTTCCCGGCCAGAATGGCATTTATCGATGGATTACCGAACCTGATTCTCTGCAATTTTATCCGATTCCTCTTCCTCCTGAAATACAAAAGCCTGCGCGTAATGTAATGTACAATATATTGGAAACTAGAGGTGGGAAGCTATTAATATTCCCTGTTTATCCGGGATATTTGTTACGGTTTGATCCAATTGACGGCTCTTATGAAACAGTGAAAAAGGAGGGGCTCGTGTTTAAACGCCATTTGCTGCAAATGAGTCCGGAACAGCTTTGGTTCGGTAAGCATGAAGGCAGAGGGGGAATGCACATTTTTGATCTGGAAAATTTTAAAATATCCCAGGTTGATATACAAGTCGATGGCCATCTTTTCTTCCCAACAGCCCGTATTCATAGTTTTCTAAAGGATGATACTGGAAATGTCTGGGTGGGTACACAGGATGGCCCCTTATTAAAATATGAACCCCAGCGGAACAACTTTCACTGGCTCCATTTTGAAGCTGAGCACTCAAATACCCTGCCACATAACTCAATATCCGCCGTCAAGCAGGATCAGAAAGGTAATTATTGGATCACTTCCTTTGGAGGCGGGTTGAGTCGATGGGACCGGCAAAAAAACACCTTTACTCATTTCCGAGCACAGCCGGATAGATTCAAGGGGCCATTATCGGATTTTTTACTTGGCCTCGAGATTACGCCGGATGGGAAGACCTGGTTTGGCGAAGGCTTTTCGGCCGGTTCTTATGATCCGGCTTCCGGTCAATTCAAGCACTATGAAGAAAGTGGTACAGTCTGGACGGTTTATGGCGATTCCCAAAAGCGGATTTGGCTGGCAAAATTTGGAGGAGGTTTGCGCCGCTATGATCCAGGAACAGATGATTTTATCCCTATTGGAATGCCGGACCCGAATGATACAACCCGTACCATCTTTCCGTTCCTGGGCGGAATATATGAGGACAGCCGGGGCGACCTCTGGTTGGGCTCTCATTCCCCCGGGATGGGTGGCTTTTTTCGCTTCGATCCGGAAACGGAGCATTTTGAAGTGTTTAAAATGCCAGAGGCGCACGCTTTTTGGGAAGACCGCAGGGGCTATATTTGGATAGGTAGTGTGAATGGGCTTTATCGGTTTGATCCGAAGAATGGCCAATTCAAGCTTTACCTGGAAGAAGATGGATTATCCAATAATGCAGTAAATGCAATTATTGAAGATGAGGTCGGCTATATTTGGATGGCAACAGATAATGGTCTTTCCCGCTTTGATCCTGCCGTAGAGACCTTTCGCAATTATTTTCAAAGGGACGGCTTGCCCAGCAATTCGTTTTTTGAAGGCGCTTATAAAAATGAAGAAGGGGAATTGTTTTTCTGGGGCAATTTTGGTTTACTCTACTTCCATCCCGACAGCATAAGAGAAAATGAGATTCTGCCCCGCCTTGCCTTCACTGGTATGGATCTTTTTGGAGAACCTATACAAATTGGAGAAAACGGGCCGCTGCAAAAACATATTTCCCTGACCGAGGAGATTCATCTTGCACATTGGCAAAATGACCTAACGATTCATTATGCCGCCTTGCATTACAAGAATCCGACGAAGAACCAGTACCAGGTGCAACTGGTAAACTACCACGATTCCTGGCAAGGTATGGAGGATCAGCGTTTCACCAATTTTACCAATCTCTCTCCCAACAGCTATACCTTCCGCGTCAGAGCCGCCAACAGTGACGGTGTCTGGAACGAAGAAGGGATTGCTCTCCGAATTATCATCTATCCACCCTGGTACTGGAACAGCTGGTCGCAGTTACTCTACCTGGCTTTGACCTCTGGTCTGATCCTCGGTATCTACCGCTTCCAGCTCAACCGCCGCCTGACCCTTGCAGAGGCTAGTCGCCTGCTCGAACTCGATGAATTAAAAAACCGGCTATATACCAATATCACCCATGAGTTTCGCACGCCGCTGACCGTCATCCAAGGACTGGCCAGTCAGATCAAAGGCTACGAGGAGGAAAAAAAAGGGATCCAACAAAATAGCAACAATTTACTTACCCTGATCACTCGCCTGTTAGACCTGTCAAAACTGGAGGCCGGCAAACTGGAATTACAACTGGTGCATGGCGATATCATTCCCTTTTTACGCTATGTAACGGAATCTTTCCATTCTTACGCCCTTAACCGAAAGATCAATCTGAATTTTTATACCGGGGAAGAACAGGTCAACATGGACTTTGATGCGGATAATATACTGCAGGTGCTTTCCAATCTCTTATCTAATGCCTTAAAGTTTACCCCGGAATATGGAAAAGTGCAAGTAGTTGCCCGCAAAATATTGCAAGAGAAGCAACCCATGCTCGAATTGAAGATTAGCGATACCGGTATTGGTATTTCCCAAGAAGAGCTACCGAAAATCTTTGATCGTTTTTTCCAGGCAGACATGAGCAACACCCGCCGGGCAGAAGGAACTGGTATCGGGCTGGCACTGGTTAAAGAACATGTGGAGTTGATGGATGGTCGCATTGTGGTGGAAAGCCAGGAGGGAGAAGGAACGAGCTTTATCGTCGTTTTGCCTGTTCGACAGGAGGCGCCAGTGGAAGATGTGATGAATACCCGCTCCTTTGCAATCACTGATGCTAATGATACTCAGTTCGACCATCAGCTTCACGGTGCCCTACCACACCGCATGGCAAACGAAGGGGAAACTTCAGCAGAATTGCCATTACTACTGATCGTAGAGGATAATCGGGATGTGATGCGCTACCTGGCAAGCTGCCTGCAAAATGATTACCAACTCCTCTATGCCCGTAATGGCCGGGAGGGTATCGAAGAGGCTATTCAGCAAGTTCCCGATATCATCATCAGCGATGTCATGATGCCGGAAGTGGACGGCTTTGAACTCTGCCAGACCTTGAAAACGGATGAACGCACCAGTCATATTCCCATCATCCTGCTCACGGCAAAAGCGGACCTGGGCTCAAGAATAGAAGGCCTGGAAACGGGCGCCGACGCCTACCTGGCTAAACCTTTCGACAAAAAGGAACTCTTGGTGCGGCTGCAAAAGCTGATTGAACTGCGTCAAAAACTTCAGAACCGATACCGGCAACTTGGCTTGGTGCCACTAGCGAAGGGAATTCGCCCTAACCGCGAAGATGATTTTCTGAAAAAGATCAGTGAGGCCATTGAAGCACACCTGGATGACGAACAGTTCGGGGTGGAACAATTATGTCGCGATATAGGAGTGAGCAGAATTCAATTATATCGCAAACTGAAAGCACTGACAAACTGGTCACCTGCCCAACTCATCCTGCAAACACGTTTACAGACTGCCAGGCAATTGCTTTTTAATACCGATCTTCAAGTGGGGGAGGTTGCTGGCCAGGTAGGATTCAAAGATCATAGCCATTTTACGAAATTGTACAAAGAAGCTTTCGGGGAATTGCCTTCAGCAACCAGTAAAAAAAGAAAATGA
- a CDS encoding FtsL-like putative cell division protein has product MAKKKSFQLSDLGHLTTGFILKNLPFLAFLGFLAIVYIANSHYAERSVLRIQLLQQETKELRWYYMSLQSENMFNSMQSEVADRVRSDGIRLQRGKPKKIIVK; this is encoded by the coding sequence ATGGCTAAGAAAAAAAGCTTTCAGCTGTCGGATTTGGGGCATTTAACCACGGGGTTTATTCTGAAAAATCTTCCCTTTCTGGCTTTTTTGGGCTTTTTGGCTATCGTATATATTGCTAATTCGCACTATGCCGAACGCAGTGTGTTGCGGATTCAATTATTACAACAGGAAACAAAAGAATTGCGCTGGTATTATATGTCTTTGCAGTCCGAAAACATGTTCAATAGCATGCAATCGGAAGTAGCTGACCGGGTTCGCTCGGATGGCATCCGACTGCAAAGGGGGAAACCCAAAAAAATTATTGTAAAGTAG
- the mraZ gene encoding division/cell wall cluster transcriptional repressor MraZ — protein sequence MEIKQLLGEYECKMDAKGRMRMPSGLIAQLGEQDKYAFVVNRGFERCLMLYPEAVWKQISEEVNGLNLYNKKNRDFVRYFYRGAQELLMDNADRILIPKRLLEYAGIDKDLILSAYNGRIEIWAKDEYDNMLDQEPTDFSDLADDVLGKLDNNINL from the coding sequence GTGGAAATCAAACAACTTTTAGGAGAATATGAATGCAAAATGGACGCCAAAGGGCGCATGCGGATGCCGAGTGGGTTAATTGCCCAACTGGGAGAGCAGGATAAATATGCATTTGTGGTAAATAGAGGGTTTGAACGTTGTTTGATGTTGTATCCAGAAGCAGTTTGGAAACAAATTAGCGAAGAAGTGAATGGATTGAATCTGTATAACAAAAAAAATCGCGATTTTGTGCGGTATTTTTACAGAGGAGCGCAGGAACTGTTGATGGATAATGCGGACCGGATTTTAATCCCCAAACGCTTATTGGAATACGCAGGCATAGATAAGGATTTAATTCTGTCGGCCTATAACGGCAGAATCGAAATATGGGCTAAGGACGAATACGACAATATGCTGGATCAGGAGCCGACCGATTTTTCTGATTTAGCAGATGATGTTTTAGGCAAATTGGACAACAATATCAATCTGTAA
- the rsmH gene encoding 16S rRNA (cytosine(1402)-N(4))-methyltransferase RsmH, with the protein MLYHVPVLAEESIDALAIKPDGIYIDATFGGGGHSALILKALGDTGRLIAFDQDEDASQNLPEDDRLTFVQHNFRFIKRFLRLYRVDKVDGILADLGVSSFQLDEEQRGFSYRFDSRLDMRMNQAAGETAAQLLNRYSEEDLVRIFSQYGEVRNAKTLATRIVEVRKVRPILSVGDFMVILEPLIKGQRLRYLSQVFQALRIEVNDEMGALQDFLLETLDILKPGGRLVVITYHSIEDRLVKRFMKSGNKGGEVEKDFYGNIHRPFNIITKKALLPGNAELKRNPRARSAKLRVGALSIKEETNG; encoded by the coding sequence ATGTTATACCACGTTCCGGTTTTAGCGGAAGAGTCAATTGATGCTCTGGCTATAAAACCTGACGGGATTTACATCGATGCCACCTTTGGAGGTGGAGGGCACAGTGCACTGATTCTAAAGGCCTTGGGCGACACTGGGCGCTTAATTGCCTTTGACCAGGATGAGGATGCTTCGCAAAATTTACCAGAAGATGATCGCTTGACTTTTGTCCAGCACAATTTTAGGTTTATAAAGCGATTTCTTCGATTGTACAGGGTCGATAAGGTCGATGGAATTCTGGCTGATTTAGGGGTTTCTTCTTTTCAATTGGATGAGGAACAAAGAGGTTTCTCTTATCGATTTGATAGCCGACTGGATATGCGGATGAATCAGGCAGCTGGTGAAACGGCAGCCCAGCTATTGAATCGCTATTCAGAAGAAGATTTGGTTCGCATTTTTAGCCAATATGGTGAAGTGCGAAACGCCAAAACGTTAGCCACTCGTATCGTAGAGGTTCGAAAAGTACGACCTATCCTGAGCGTTGGTGATTTTATGGTGATTCTTGAACCATTGATAAAGGGTCAGCGCCTGCGCTACCTTTCCCAGGTTTTTCAGGCCCTCCGTATCGAGGTGAATGATGAAATGGGCGCGTTACAGGATTTCCTGTTGGAAACATTGGATATCCTCAAACCTGGCGGAAGATTGGTTGTCATCACTTATCATTCGATTGAAGATCGTTTGGTTAAACGCTTTATGAAATCGGGCAATAAGGGCGGAGAAGTGGAAAAAGACTTTTATGGTAATATTCATCGACCATTTAATATCATAACCAAAAAGGCGTTGCTTCCGGGAAATGCTGAATTGAAACGCAACCCACGTGCGCGAAGTGCCAAGCTTAGAGTGGGCGCGTTATCCATTAAAGAAGAAACGAATGGCTAA